The genomic segment tcatggttacagcaatgccatgctgctatctcacaatgatacaggaatctttaacaaatccgtggatccagactataagccacatcactgccaaaatctaatcaggtggtccttgtgtcatttctgaccttcccttaaaatttcatctaaatctgtttgttagcttttgagtaatgctgctaacagacagacagacggatggacaAATCAATGGCGACTGCTACATTATTCCACTGATTTCCTTTGCGGAATAATTATGGTAATTTAGTACATAAAGCTTAAAAATAGCACAGAACTACTAGTTGGAACTATGTAATTTTTATGAGTAATTAacttaaaaaatattagacaCAAGAATAAACAAACATGGATGAACTTCAGCTTTCTAAATTTCAAAAAGTTGATACAtttgttctgtaaaaaaaaccccaccacAAACCAACTTTTACACACTAGAAAGAATAACTTATATACTGACAGATAaccaaaaattatatattttgtcatttgtctgaaACAGAACTACAGAAAACCTGACTATTAAGTCATGTTGAAACTAAGAATAAGCTCCCTTTACGTTTGCAGTGAAGTTTGACTTTTTACATTCTGGGTTTGGTTGCTTGAGTTCGTCATCACATCTGACCGTTTTCCATTCCCTTGTAAGCCATTTGGCTTTTAAACCACAGCCATGTATGAAAGCCAAATTTGATTGGGTAAAATGTTTATTCATGCACGTATAAAACTGACTCTCCCTGTCAGGTTGTCCCGTCCAGGTAGAGAGGCGGGGCTTAGAGGCTCACCTTTCCGAATGCAACTTCCGCAGCAGAGAGTGTCCCAACGGCTGTGGACACACTCTGCTCTCTGTGGACCAATCACAGCACAACTGCGTGGCGGAGCTGCGAGCAGAGGTGGAGCTGCTCAGGTGAGCTTGTCCACGTTGTCATGGAAACGTCCGATTCATCGAGGTAAAGTTCCCGTTTGTAGCGTGGGTCATAAGTGTACATGTTGGCTGCAGGGCGGAGATGCTGTGtaaggtggaggaggtgagaCGAGAGATGGAGTCTCGGCTGGACTCTCAGAGGAGACACATGGTGCAGAAAGAGTCGCAGCTGAAGAGCGAAGTGGAGGAGCTCAAGGTGAACTGTTCATACAAAAGCACAAATGTTGATTTACAGGGAAATTTTACTTTATCAGCAGGTTTCATCTGGTTGGAAATAATACAAGCAAGTGACAAaaggtagtttttttttgtatttatcctAAAAATgcaatgtccaaaatgatttataTCCTTTGATATTTTTGCAATTTGTTCAGGAAATGCAGCTTCTATCCTGTTTCACCTGATACTGGCTATTTCTGACAAGTTTCACCATATCAAGGAGGCCTTGAGCCTCAAAGAGCTGGAGATTGGCATACAGCGGAACAGAacgaaaacacagaaacagttcAGTCTTGTCTCTCCAAAGTCTTGACTTAAACCCGATCAAGAATCTTTGGAACAAACAAGTTAGAAATCCataacatttaattaaactgCACCAATTGTGGATCAATGGTATAACCAGAAGCTTGTAGACGGCTACCAAAGGTTGCTAATTGAGATGCAAATGGCTAAAtgacatttaaccaaatattagatttgtttgcatatttttgagCCAGCAGATTTAGTCATATTACCAGAAgactttaataaatctatgcaAAGACCAAAATGccagattgtttttgttttggtgacaaagatgcatgtgtTTCAAGGACTCCATCAGAGAAAATTCATAGGAGTCGCTGGAAACTGAATCCTGCCATGGTgatgtatgtaaacttttgctCACGTTGGGTAATATTTAGTCTTCTCCGCTTAGGGTCAGTTGTCTCGGGTGATGTGCGACATGCGAGCCCTGCTGGGAGCCGAGCGTCTGAGGAGGCAGGAGCTGGCCGAAGCAGAGCTGGAGAAGAGGGAGCTGCTGGAGCTCCTCAGAGACCTTCAGCCCACCAGGAACCAGCCTCCTGCCGACCAGGCGTCCAGGGACCAGCGTCGGGCGGATCTGCAGAGCTGGGAGCTGCACACCGAGCCGACGAGACACCAGCAGAGAGAGGCTGGTTTAACTTTACACGCCTCCAGTCTGTCGCTGCATTCGGCTTCGCATCCGTCAGGTCCGCCTCCGTCACCTCAGCTGGGAGAGGCGACGAGAAAGGGAGGAACCAGGAGTCTGACGCTGGACTGCATCAAAAGGAAGAGCCGGGAGGTGACGGTCATCTGAGCACAACCTGAGAACGCTAGCCAAACTGCAAAACAATAAATCTTTACACGGAGGGGAGCTTAGAACTTCGGCTctatggttgttgttgtttttttagcgAGGGTTTTGATTAATCATcaggtaaaaaataaagaagcttTGATGCTGTGGAATAAACTGTTTGGTGCTTTCACCCttctgttgttctcatttacagacaccaaaaaataatgtttctttgtctgaaaagaatccaaaaattcagccaaaaaattactcaaatttctaaaaaatttgCTAAacatttaggaagaaaattccaataattccttaaaagtttcccttaaaagtttttttttttaaaagtcccccaaatttggcaagaaaaattttgtaaatattttcgaaaaattagtaaaaatcctaaaaaaaattctaaaaaaacatgtaaagtgattacatatataccAGTCAagctttctaatattttcttaagaacattcaccaaaaaaatcaaccaaaaacgagcgaatttcactggattttggtagatttttctggtgaatgttcttaagaaacattaacatttttttccaccataaaatgttcagagatttctaaaaaatgctgaaaatgtggacatcagaagttttgctgcgattatattttttccccacattttcaaactaaaacgggtcaattttgacccgcacgacgacacgagggttaaagacaGTTGTTCTTGTGTAATTAATTCCCAGCAGGTTTCTGTGAAAGTAAACATTCAGTTTGTAGGCTCAGCTCACTGTTACTTACGCTGtcaaacaaatgattgtttaatgCGACTTGGATTTTGTGTCCCTCAGGTTTCCATTAAAAGTGGTCATTTTCTTGACTCCAGGGTTTTATCGTCTCCAGCTTTCTCCTCAGTGAGTTGTCAGATGTTGTCTTGGAGCATCTTTGCATCACCGAAACTCACGTAAACAGTGTTTTGACTTCCAATGTGAAGTCTATCATGAAAAACAAGGCATGAGAAGTGATTCTAGGCAGAAAGGTGGCATAGAAAAACTATTCACTGCCTTAAAAAttcatctttttgttgctttccaACAGTGAATCACGGTCAATTCTGCTTTATTGacaaaaatgcaccaaaaagcctctttaatgtcaaagtgaaaacagatttctgcaaTGTAACttcaattaatttaaaaaataaaacataaataagtgattgcatGAGTATTCACCCCTTATGCACATATTTAAccctgtttttctttgcaaaactgcttaAGCTCTGACAAGTTACACAGGGCTCGTGACAAAGTTaaacagttttcactttgacattaaagagtcttttttttaaattcttgacTAAATGAATGAAGCAAACTTCCAAAGTGGGTGAATACTTAATGGGCACTGCAGTTTTCATGTTATATAGCAGGATTTGTGGTGAAAACGGAATCTATTTTGTCCGAAAACATAATTAATTTAATACTGGAATGATTCTCTTATTGTCCAAGTtgacaaagctaaaaaaaaaaaaagtgtcatttttgggtTAAGCCATCACTCTGCTCTCTTTGTCATTAAATACTTATGTCACCACAAACAATACCAAAACAACATTTGAACTCTTGTGCATCACTTAAAAATCTACTAAGAGGATAAAAATGTGTGAGTTTCTGCGATTAGAGGTTGATTCACTTCTGTTGCACCGAGTTTCTACTTTTGAGGCCCGAATTTTGAATGCAGTCTTTCTAAAGCATTCGTTTTTGATTCTTTAGAAGAGGAAATATCCCACTGTTCAGCTCAGAAATAATGCGGCTATTCACGTGATTTTGCACACTCACTTATTTTGTGCACTCCGGAAACTTCACTGTCTGCATCAGTTGGTTATTTGCGTACAAACACAAGTGTAATCTTATTTACTATCAGCTTTATTCTCTGATTACAACtcataacaaaacagaaaacatcaacaCAGTCTGTACGTCGTCGCGACAACATCACACCGCCACGTTTCCATGGAGATAGTGTATCCGGATTGGTCCATTTGACGCCACGAGGGGCCGCAGTCACTGTCCAGGTGAGTTTACCTGGTGAAGGAGCGGACGTGCCTGCCCCTCCCACCTCCGCTGCCTCCCCCGCCGCTGAACTTGCTCCCCTGAgaccctcttcctcctcctcctcctccgccgccTCCcccgccgcctcctcctccgACGCTGCCGCCGCCGCCTCCTCCGGTGAGCCACGACAGCCCGGTGCCTCCTCGGCCTCGCGGCGCCCGATCACGGGGAGCCAGTCGATACGTGCCTGGAGAGGAGAAGTCAAAGCATTctggtttttttattttcagtgttttagagACTCATGATGTAAATTgaaggtagaaggtgtgtgtcgGCGTGAACGTCTTACTCGCTGGCGGTTGTCGGGAGGGTAAAGGTCCTCGTGTGAAGTTGCTCTGACCTCCTCGGGGTTCGCTGTAGGTTCCTCTGTGAGTGACGGCGGGAACTTGGCCGCTCCACGATGAACCTCGGCCTCCTTCTCTGCGAGTGTAGTTACCTGAAGAAGCAAAAAGAGACTGTCTGTCACCCTCTGCTGGCCAACTGTTTCACAGCATCTGTTAGTCTTCATGatctaaaatgtgaaactttacTGTCAGCTGATTCAATCGGGATGAAAATTTAActatcactgaaaaaaacttCATTTGGTAGATAAAATATGTTAGAAATGTCTAGAAAAAGCTTGAAAGTGGGCTGTTTCCATGATCAAGACTGTTCTAATTATATTCAGTGTATGAATAGTGTCATATTTTGGCATTAATTATCAGATAAGTTTATAAAAGTAAGATAAGTGTTGTAAAATGTActaaagaaaatatatattacaCAAGAGAGGAAACAGGAGAAACCAGGAAGctctgaaaatgtctttttcaaacacaaaaagagcTTAAACTAGTGCACCTAATTCGTCTTTCTGGTGCAACCTAAATGTTTCACTGTGCCTTTTTGGTTCtgaataacacattttaaatgctcCTTTTTGGCCAGTTCCCATAAAAAAGGTCCAATTTCTTTAACATATTCTACAAACGCTTGCAACCATGAATAAAGGCTGCAGATTAaagttttgttcctttttgtaaAGATGACCTGGGGCTTACAGTTAGTTTAAACGCGTGTCTTCTTTGGCTGTACTCTACATACTACTGGTTAAGTTTAGTGGAGACACTTTCAATCGGACACTAAATCCTCTGAGGTCATTTTTATGGCTGCACTCTTTATCATGAATGCATCATGTTTAATCACATCTCAGCGTTTCTTATTTGCTTGTTGTAGTAGGTGGCATAGTAGGAGATTCATGTAATTTCGAGAAAATGTAACGGGTTGTTTTCTGACGCTGCAATCTACAAAATCTTCCTAAAAGCCTCACATGCATGggcagagaagcttctagtctccactcagttactgcagtaTCTTAAGTAACAGCTTCGAGGCCAAAAATTTGCTtcaaaagtcattttattttgcacaacGGCAACGTGTGAACATGTAACCACGCAAAGCTTCCTTCAAGTTACGATAATTTCAGAAAGAAATCCGTGTGCACGTACCTGACAGCAGGACACCTTTTGGTTGCGGTGGAGTGAAAAAGCGAGTCTGGCTGTGGAAGGTGGCTCTGCCTCTGTTGCCGGTGAACAGTCCTCTGGTGGGGGGTTTGGGGGTGCTCTTTGGAGGGCGTTTAGGGGGCAACAGCCCGAGTGGGGTGGTAATGTCTTTAAACTCCGCCGCCACAAAGTCGTCCACGTGCATGCTGGGAGGACGGGACGTGTTCTGTTTGCGGAGGCGGAAGATGTCGTGAGGCCGGGACATGTTCTGTCCAAACCCTCCTCGACCTCCACGGCCGCGAGGAGCCGCCATGATGTGAGCTCTTTTAGCGGGTTCAACGTAGTCGGATTTACCGCTGCAGACACGAAACCAACGTTAGTTCAAAAGTTTTCTGATCAGATTCAACATCTGTGAAATTTAAACAGAAATGAAGTGAGGAGTGAAGGCGTACCTGGATGTAATGAAGGTctcgtgtttgtgttttcccaGTCGGAAGCCTTTAGGAGCCTTGGTGTGACCAGGAGAGGACGGTTCTGAGAGGAAGGAGCGCTCCAGTTCGGCCTTCAGGTCCAGTTCTGGACAACATTCCTGAGCCAAACCCACCAGATCCACCTTcacctgccacacacacacacaaacagccacaGACTTAATGTACACATCATTTGTATTTGCTTTAAAGTCAAAAATCAAAGAACCAACCCTTAGAACTCCTGTCTCGTTTTTACtcaccgtgggctcatttttaataTCGCCGGAAGAAGAAAGGACGTAATgtgtcttttaaaataaatcataacaaaagaaaagctaaatttctttgattatttgctCTACAGTCAGCACGTCCAATATTGTTCCAACTGcccacagatgttaccaatACTAAAGACATTTTACTATTTATCTTTGTAcagcctctctctctgctctgcacatAAActttagaaagatgtttcaccatgctgagtGTATCTCCAACCACTTGcttctctgttcactgtttctgagccatgctgcttttattttactgatctagTCGTTTGACATTCCTCTAATGgtcctttttgacaaattggGAGTATTTCTTCTTTTCCCCAACCATTCTGGGCAAGTTCATGCCCTTACATAcatttttgaggcattttgtgcaccttctttctttctttctttctctctttcaagtttatttgaaaaaggacagcatgcagttacattaaaaagatggctgcaccagatttagtatcatgctaatttccatctgacatttctgacattttgagtaatttttacaattttgcacaagtttttgtaattttgtacacattttgcATCATTATGAGGACgaatatttccatgttttattttattgatccagcatgttttattttcttctcagtCACTCATAgtttttcagttccttaaaggttgtacaattttctgtttttcttcacagaatctggtgcaaatggTCTATTTTAGGCCACTTTTTCACACAGACTAAAGTTATTTCAAAGAAATatcattttaagcttagatttgtaAAACTCTCCAGATAAAACCGCAAGCCACACAAGACTAATTCAAGAACTGTAaatggattttctttttaagatgGCATGGCTTTCAAACTTGCCTGTGGTTTCAGGGGTTCAAAAGGTCaaactatttgtaaaaaaagaacaaaactataTCAGATGAATGCCAGGAGTCTGGacatgaaaatgtctttattcCCTGTAGATCAGTGTCTCAGTTTTGGACATACCTTAGTTTGAACCCACTTTTCCCACAAGTACAGACTATGATGTTGCCTTTGGGGCGTGGCTGTAGCTATACAgtaattattcattatttgaATTTGTCAGGAGGAGAACAGAATGGTAGTTTACTTTGATAAGTACAGAAAAGATCAGGTGTAAAAATGCAACAGAGGagccaaaaaaataaagcaagatTACTACTGCcaaagtaataaaatattcagCAAAATAATCAGCATAAGAGTTTTTGCTGTAACTGTGATGAGAAAATCTGCTCTTGAGATTTCTGATAATATATGTGGGCACTCCTACCATGTCGAGATCAGCTTCAATGTCGTCAGTCTGGAAGGGAGAGAACCACAGAGCCTTCAGGTGCTCATCCAGAGCTTCTGACAGAATGAATACCGTCCTGTGGATTAAAAACAGACCAGACATAAAGTTTCATGCGTGTTCTCGGTTTAAATGTAGCTTTGGTTCCAATAAAAGCCACCTTTACACCATCCTTTTGTCATTAAAACAGTCATTTTCCTTGGCTACAATGGTggaggagtaaaaaaaaaatacagagaaagcAGAGATCCATGTCATTTTCTATCACCCAGAGGCCGAACCTGTGGTTAAACTGGGCTCCCAGTGCCTCAGGAGCTGGCAGAGTGGGTTCAGTTTCAGGTGCAGGAGGCGAATCAGTGGCCGTCTCCAACGTCTGCCTCAGAACAATCACGTTGTCCAACATAGTCTCCAGCGATTCGTCTTCTTTACAGAGTttctacaaacacacaagaacagTGAGTTGAAGgcagtttttgcttttattttgaaaaacatcaCGCTGCAAAGGTGTGCATCATTTTTACCGTAATCTGCTTCTCTAAAGCAGGAAGTGGATGCGAATCGGACTCCTCCCACTGCAGCAGAGCTTTCATCTCAGAGCCCGACAGCAGCCGAGGAGGAACGAAGGCGGAATCGTCGCTGGAGCCTTGACCCTCCTCTACACACTGGAGTAAAAGAAAGTTCAGAACCAGGACCAGTTACCACCAGGAAAGAGCTGACACGTAatttaggaaggaaaaaattaTCAGAAGGACGAGTAAGAAAAGCAGAATATAACTTCACAGATGCATAACCGATACAAACACAGGCAcaattttgaaaaagaaaaacttctaCAGAAAGAATTTGCAACTAAATGTTTCCAAAACTGCACTTTACCAACAACCTTAAAGGGCAGCTTGTAATTGCATTCATTAATTTCAATATATATGTGAATATCTGGAATTATTCTGgacacaaaaccatcaaaaaatgcacaacaaAGAAAGCATAAGTGACTCAGCTGGAACCAAACGTGATGAGGCAAAAATTCACTAATTATCCAGGCTGAACTGACGGTGGTGTTTATAAAGAGCAGAGAGTAGacaagtatgaaaacaaattaaaaataatgtaagTAAGAAAGTATCTAGAATATGtagagctgctttttttttttaatattggtCATTCCTGTGGTCACTTGCAACAATGCTATACATACTGAGTCCAGCTTTCTTCAATTTTTtgcaacagaaataatacaGTAATTTcaattttgtgccttttttatGATTCTAACTTTCGCATACAGAAGACAcgtctgagttctctctccttttacacagaggattttatattgcagtgaaaaataaacctagCAAACAGctagaaactgcttggagttcagagggtatCTGCAAGTATCTGCACTGCTTAAAGCAATTTTCTCTTTACACATCTAAGAGAGTCTTATCAGCTCCTTTTTATGGTTTCCTGTATCTCTAAGGACATTTGTTTGCTTTAATGTTTAAGGCTCCTTCAGTCTGTAATGATTTGTCTCTACATATCCCGTGTTTTGCTTGTGTAGCTGCACACCTTCAGGATTTCTTATCACTTACTGCTACTTTACAGCTCATCCATTTCAATGAGTGTCTTATCTGTGTGTTAAGTTTTTATTGtgctcttgtgtttttgtttgtcgcCGCCCTTGAAAATGACCTCAAGTTACCTCCCCTTATCCTGATGTAAATGTGGATATGCGCCTAAGCTGCACTCACCATTGTTTCTGTGTTGACAATCTGCCTGAGAAAGTCGAGCAGAGCTGAAAGCAGATCTGCCGAGTCCTTGTTGAAGGAAAACACCAACCGCTTCAGCAGCGAGCACAAACTTGCACCGTGTTTCTTCAGAGCTCTGAACGACAAAGTGTAATCATGGTGTAAGAAAAGGGCTGAACCTGCAGTAGAAACAGAAGACGGTAGAAAGCAAAAGAAAGGAGAAGGGAGCATTCTCATTTACACTTTGAGGTGGTACAATCCATAGTCGTGCTCTGTGAGGAACGTCAGAGTCCTGATGCAGGTGAGGAGAAGCGGCACGCTGCTTTCTGAATTCCCCAAAACCTCTAACAGCGAGGTGCACACTGATGACATCATCTCCCGCCCAGGAAGTGCATTGGCGAGCTGCTCAGCCTCCGACAAACATCCTTCACCAGGCGGAGGCACCGCCAGAGAAATGTCCTGgagaagataagataagataagatagactttattgatctcacaaaggagaaatttactgttacagggctcttagaaacaaaaacagaggagtCAGAAGACAAGAGGTGGACAGTTtcaggcagttttttttctctataagaacttttttttataaaaatgatGCTCAGTTCAGATTTTTTGCGGGTTAGAACACTGTGCTGGAAATTCAAACTtctattgcagtgaaaaatgagtccacagtgaggaaaaatgtgacaggagcattgcaaaaaatgcacaaatgtgcACTGGTATTCTTACCTGGTCACACAGTGACTGTAATATGGTTCCTACTAGAACGCTGCATTGCTGCTGCTGTAAGGAGTGATCGGTCGGAGGAACCAACAGAGACAGAAGCAGCGGGAACAGATCGGCCAGCTGTTCGTCTCCAGAAACCGAACCCGACAACAGGCTAAGCGTTGCACTCTTACAGGCTCTCTGAGACACCAGAGCGTCCATCAGGGACAGCAGACGCAGGACTTGACTCCAGCAGACGCCTTTCCCCTCGGCCCTGCATCGAGCACATCACACACACTTATAATACAGTTCACAGGACAAACACCAAAACGTGCTGCTGTGTGCTGTGGACTCACggctgcagctcctccagcagcagctccagcagcgcCTTCATGATGAGCGTTGCGGTGGGCGAGGACAGGTCTGCCAGCTGAACACACACTCTCCTCAGCATGGCCAGCAGAGGAGGGCAGCTGGTGGCGCAAACACAACGCAGAGCCTCGGAAAACACTTTCCACTGCGCCCGGATGTGCATGCTCCACAGCTTCCTGGTGTTTAAGGCCACAGCCACATCTTGGACTGAAATCACCTACAGAGACAAGAACATCTCGTTATTAGTGTATAAAACATCAGAGCTACAAAGATTAATTTCAACTAACCAACAATTTGGATAATTTTGACTGATTTagaggatttttaaaagaaaaaaacccgaTTCAAGCttcttaaatatgaatattttctgtattttttcctcttgcagtggactgaatatctttgagttgtgggcaaaaaaaaaatttgtcttGAACTTGCACaacattttgcaccattttctgacattttgtagacCAAACAACTAGCTGTTTATTTGAGCTAATAATAGGAAATATTAAACCTTTTCCAAGTAACACTAAAGTGagaattatttaattttttttctctttttgtggtaaaaaaaaataaaattcaaattatCAATTAACCAGTGAAATAGTTGCAGATTAGTTTTTCTATCAACTAATTGCTTTTGCTCTACTTTATGTTTTGACTTGTGCATGTAAGATAAtgtgagattttaaaaattcaattgGATGGGCTACAGCAAAAGGATAAGAATAGTATTGATAAagttaatctaaaaaaaattgtgttttattctagaaatacaaaaaataaccaatTAGATAACATTTTAATAACCAGCAACTACTGCTTATCagtttatttgcttttatagcaattctttcagaaaaaaagccaattttttatggcagttttttaaacatgaatattttctaatttatttcctcctctatgactattgactgaaaaaaagacatttgtcaCCTTCACTTTGGCAAACactggtgggtgtgtttcacCATTTCCTGACATTTAACAGATCAAACCACAACTGATTGAGAAAATAATTGAAAACAATCATTAGTTGTAGCTCTAATAATGAGACATGAGTCATCAGAATGTCAAATGGACAGCGGGATAGATCGTTGACCTGTAGCAGACAGTGACTTACCTGAGTGCTTTGCATCGGCAGAGGAAGAGGCAGGAGCTCCGACAGCAGCGTCAGACCAGAAAACAAACCTTCAGGAGCTTTTAGGAGCGAACTTAAAACCTCCTTCAGCATCAGAGACCACGTGTTACTGGCCAGAGTCTCTTCTGTATGAGTCACCTGCAGCAGACACGAACATTTCTCACAACAATGACCACAAATGACCACACATTTCCCACCTAAGCACTGTCACTCATCACCCACCTCCTCATTGACTCCCTGCGTGAAGGTGAGCAGCACATCCACGATGAGCGCCTGCACTCTGGTCTCCTCCCCGTCTAGACGTCCAGACGCAGGAATGGAGCACACGATCATGTGGAGCGTCACCAAAACGTTGGCGACGCGAGTGTCCCTGAACTGAAACGCTCCCCCTCGGAGCAGCTCCGTCAGCATGGTGCGCAGCAGCCGCAGCGTGCTGATGCAAACACTGAGGATCATGCAGCGCTGCGGCGTCGGGCCCATGTGTCCGTGAACGCGCCATGGCTGCAGTAAGACGCTGCACAGCTTCTGCAGGACGCGAACACAGGTATCCAGACCTTCACCAGAGAACAGCTGGACGCCTGCAAGGCTCCACTTCAGATCCCTCTGCTGACCTGCAGAACGGAGGGTGAGATGGTAAAAAACATGTTCGCAGAGGTACGACTGTGGCCAGCAAACTTTCTTTGCAATTTAACATGtaagacataaaaacaaacatgaagttTTGAGTTGGTTTTCTAAATTTTGACAGCAGGAATTTCCCTTTTACTACAAATATGTATCAGTTCAGAGGGTCAAATAACATTGCAAATAGCTTTAATGCACAAAATCTAATAAGAACCTTCAAATACAAAGAAGTCCATTTAAAAACCTGCTTGGTGTCTTTACCTTCTATGGCTGGAGGCGGGGAGGCGATGTGACAGAGGACCCTCAGAGCGGCGACCAGCCCGGTTCCCTCAGCAGTTAACACATTTTCCACATTCTGCAGTCAAAAGAAAACCATGTTCAGAGTGACATACAGCACTAATTTGCATATAGCTCACAGCCCCACGGCGGATAAACGACGGAGAGGTTCAAACTTGTCGGCGCTGCATTCCAATGAAGATACATTTCTAGAAGATCTGACGTACATCAGATCGGAACATATAGCTCAGTGtcgggctgggcgataaatcgaattaattcgattaattcacctttttaaaacctgacgatttggaAATTtaccaaatcgtaaaatcgaggagagcttaaaaatataacaatacagattcttcttctgcctttcacgacttgtacactggcgtttgcttccgcctctcatctcc from the Acanthochromis polyacanthus isolate Apoly-LR-REF ecotype Palm Island chromosome 12, KAUST_Apoly_ChrSc, whole genome shotgun sequence genome contains:
- the virma gene encoding protein virilizer homolog isoform X5; translation: MAGDTSTELLFLDTFKHQSAELTNVDVVRFPCGVLITEVRVIPPGIKAHSNLPDSRAFGETSPHAFQLELFFNNVTKPNNPTFHRLGSLEYDENKSIVFRPSGKVNTDGLVLRGWYTSLTVAVYGTAERSHGHDQDSPPPPPPPPPQQPSGLKRIVKQDWEKDDQYNGSPPRPAPRGPRTPPGPPPPDDDEEEQVPVTVGVVKDEACEGRDDYLEAVSPERSLPADETYSDAEQEEEGDEEEEEEEQEEEEDARTEGSAPEEDEEEEEEEDEGDDGYEQISSDEDDLDNGSFKLPSFDMDYTPEDLASVPPVQYDPYERELRPLLYFTPPYKTRFDTQFEKATVDEPRDAGGTEGAAASEEAEAVTQLKELLASIGDDRDARWVTALEEAPGLLTKGLAYFLKQGAAEMEDHVKVLVQWTLQALNMEVALTQPIALNLRQLKAGAKLASYLAECPQGLTVLLREGALSVLLELLHADHVSSTLKLSILRALDALISAPAGVEAFLHVGDSEKSGYQRLVQLFLREETVRVITAGNAILQKSHMHEVLVDLQNAAAAWSEPQQEEMEDAESPMEEEPSLSSPPVSEAELDRMTGVLEELHHLLETAPHCMVQPPGKAFPTSARITGPQERDNPYPTLYRYMHACHFLESTTAVLSAAAAAGHVGVTQAVRELLRFLSVTQAGLLFLLAQPTPTNLLLRLLASMAESEAEESTFTGGDGGVAGPGFGEEGFGVWLMQALHALQGVSELMSHVAAGGDGGAGLEEGDNAEVLGMLHALYLMTFTQTGRSAVAHVFSLENNLSCLVTLLQHHSKDGQGEAKARKAVTYNYACMLVLLVVQTSNELRMMEQFAAPLLTLAKADDTNAKLQELSKWLEPLEKLRFEIGSIPVLIDYIKQNVENVLTAEGTGLVAALRVLCHIASPPPAIEGQQRDLKWSLAGVQLFSGEGLDTCVRVLQKLCSVLLQPWRVHGHMGPTPQRCMILSVCISTLRLLRTMLTELLRGGAFQFRDTRVANVLVTLHMIVCSIPASGRLDGEETRVQALIVDVLLTFTQGVNEEVTHTEETLASNTWSLMLKEVLSSLLKAPEGLFSGLTLLSELLPLPLPMQSTQVISVQDVAVALNTRKLWSMHIRAQWKVFSEALRCVCATSCPPLLAMLRRVCVQLADLSSPTATLIMKALLELLLEELQPAEGKGVCWSQVLRLLSLMDALVSQRACKSATLSLLSGSVSGDEQLADLFPLLLSLLVPPTDHSLQQQQCSVLVGTILQSLCDQDISLAVPPPGEGCLSEAEQLANALPGREMMSSVCTSLLEVLGNSESSVPLLLTCIRTLTFLTEHDYGLYHLKVALKKHGASLCSLLKRLVFSFNKDSADLLSALLDFLRQIVNTETMCVEEGQGSSDDSAFVPPRLLSGSEMKALLQWEESDSHPLPALEKQITKLCKEDESLETMLDNVIVLRQTLETATDSPPAPETEPTLPAPEALGAQFNHRTVFILSEALDEHLKALWFSPFQTDDIEADLDMVKVDLVGLAQECCPELDLKAELERSFLSEPSSPGHTKAPKGFRLGKHKHETFITSSGKSDYVEPAKRAHIMAAPRGRGGRGGFGQNMSRPHDIFRLRKQNTSRPPSMHVDDFVAAEFKDITTPLGLLPPKRPPKSTPKPPTRGLFTGNRGRATFHSQTRFFTPPQPKGVLLSGNYTRREGGRGSSWSGQVPAVTHRGTYSEPRGGQSNFTRGPLPSRQPPAKCFDFSSPGTYRLAPRDRAPRGRGGTGLSWLTGGGGGGSVGGGGGGGGGGGGGGGRGSQGSKFSGGGGSGGGRGRHVRSFTR